One part of the Mya arenaria isolate MELC-2E11 chromosome 3, ASM2691426v1 genome encodes these proteins:
- the LOC128228701 gene encoding uncharacterized protein LOC128228701, producing MADKLSHVSSFSVKEMCEWVDSISKDLTTIFKDFLLCCNNYILTKKKELRTETTPGGAATSTATTHRSSARSPNHSQAQSAPDNIMVDVSRFGRRRVPKRFDEYIM from the exons ATGGCGGACAAACTTTCACACGTTTCATCCTTCTCAGTTAAAGAGATGTGTGAATGGGTGGATAGCATCTCAAAAGATCTCACAACCATATTTAAAG attttttgttATGCTGcaacaactatatattaacaaaaaag AAAGAGTTGAGGACAGAGACAACTCCTGGTGGTGCTGCCACATCGACTGCGACTACCCATAGAAGTTCCGCTAGGAGCCCAAACCATAGCCAGGCTCAGAGTGCACCAGACA ATATCATGGTAGATGTTTCGAGGTTTGGACGGAGGAGGGTACCAAAAagatttgatgaatatattatgtaa